A region of the Effusibacillus lacus genome:
TTCGCTGCATCGCTTCTTTGGACTCAATTTTTCTGGCGTTCGTCAGGATCCCGTAGGAACGCCAGATCCGATCTTCCAGCGCCTCCCGGTTTTCTTTAAGAAGGTGGTTGCGCGCAGATCTTTCGTGCTCAAGGATTTGATTCACCACCGCTTGCAGATTTCCGAGAATATCCTCTTCCGACAGACCCAGGGTGATCTGGTTGGAAACCTGAAACAGGTTGCCTGTCGCATCGCTTCCCTCTCCATACAGACCGCGAACTACCAGGCCGACTTTTGAGATGGCTGAAAGAATCCGGTTAATTTGATTGGTCAGGACAAGACCCGGCAAATGCATCATGACAGACGCCCGTATGCCTGTTCCGGCGTTGGTGGGACAGGATGTCATATAACCGTACTGCTCATGAAACGCATAGTCCACTTTGGATTCCAGTACGTCATCGATCTGATTCGCCAGTTTCCAGGCTTCTCGCACTTGGAATCCCGGGAAGATGCATTGAATTCGCAAATGATCCTCTTCGTTGATCATGATGGACACCGTTTCATCTTTTGATACCGCAAACGCACTGTGCCGCACTTGTTCCGCCAATCCGGGCGATATCAGATGCTTCTCGACAAAAACCTGACGCTCCACATCTGACAAATCACGGCACCTGAACAACTCAAACTTTTTGACATTCTGCATCTCCGGGCTGGACAAGGCTTTGCGTATGTCTTCAATCACCCCTTCTGCAACACTGTCTGTCATTAGCGACGGGAACGGATACTTGGACAGATTGCGCGCCAGCCGGATCCGGGTTGATATGACAATGTCCGATTCAGGTCCTGTTTCTTTCATCCAAGTAGGGCTTGTGTTCAAAAAATCATTTACAGACAACCTTGACACCCCCTAACTCTCCAGTTGCTGTTCAATCTCACGAATCTTGTCTCTCAGAACAGCAGCTTCTTCAAACTTCTCCGCTTGGATCACCGATTGCAGTTGTGCACGGAGTTTGTCCAATTCCCTCTTCGTCCGGATTTTGCTGTTGGTTCTTTGCGGCACCTTCCCGGCATGTGTGGCTGAGCCGTGAATCTTACGCATCAACGGATCAAGGCGGGACTGAAAATGTGTGTAACACTCCGCACAGCCAAACCGTCCCGACTCACTGAACTGCGAATAGGTCATGCCGCAATTGCCGCAACGAGGTACTGCGGCTACGGGAGTTCCTGCCGAGTCAAAATTCAGCAAGCCGGACAATAGACTGTTTAGTGAGAACCCGGCTGTGGAGGGGTTCATCCATTCCCCTTTTTCCCGGGCACAAGATTCACAAAGATGGGCTTCTGTCTTTTCCCCCTGTATGATCTTGGTAAAGTGTACAGTGGCCGGACGCTGTCCGCATTCTTCACATTTCATTTTTGTTCCCTCCTATCCTTTGAGAATGGCCCTGAACATGGCGGATAACAAACTGGCCCGCAGCGTGTCGGGTTCGGGAATCGTCGGCCGCAGTTCCTCAAGCAGCATAGCCGCTTCCAGCATGCGCGCTTCCCTTGGAGTGAGGATCTCTTCTTCGAGCAGCCTGTGAATGATGCCGATTGCTTCCCTTTGTGAAATTCGGGAGCCAAACAAGTTCAGAATCGTTTCAATCACTTTAGCGTCTGTGTTCAGATCCAGCCTTCTGATTCTTATGTAACCGCCCCCACCACGCTTGGATTCCACCACATAGCCCTTTTCCAAAGTGAAACGGGTGCTGATTACATAATTGATTTGGGAAGGGACGCAATGAAACCGGTCAGCCAGCTCATTCCTCTGAATTTCGACAAAATTGCTCGGACCCGACTTAAGCATTTGTTTGATGTAGTGTTCAATTATGTCGGATATATTTCTCATGCTAATCACTCCCATCAATGGATAGTGACGAGAAAGAAGTGGGCCTGATCTGACTTTGACTATTTTTGACCTTTAACCAGATTATAAACCGTTTTTCATGCGAATGCAAGGCAGAATCGAAATTAATTTAGTCAGTTTTTTGAAATCTATGCAGAAGAGAAATCACTTTCATCAGCAAATATTTTCCAGTAGAACCGGCAGTATCCCATCACTTATGGCAAAACCTTGAAAAATCTTGATAGAAAATTGAAAAAAAAGGGAAAAACAAGTATATATGATACAATACTACTGAGTCGAAATTTGTAGTTTATTGGTGAACCACGGAAAGGAAGAGTCTGCATATGGGCATTAACAAATACGAAGAAATTGCTCAAGCGGCCATCAAGCTGTTTGAACGTAAAGGATATCACGCTACATCCGTTCAGGACATTGCTGATGAAGTTGGATTGCAAAAGGGCAGCCTGTACCATTACATCTCCAGCAAAGAAGAATTGCTGATGAAAATTACCCAGCAATCGATAAACGGATTCAACAGACGCATGGAAAAAATCATTGAAAGTCAGGTTTCTTCCAAGGACAAATTGATACTGGCCATCCAACACCACGTCACCTATGTGGCACGAAACATGGAAATGACCACGGTCCTTCTGCGGGAAGCTTTTTCACTGGAGCCCGACCACCACAAGGTAATCAAGGAAGAAACCGACCGTTACCTGAAGTTGTGGACCACAATTATTGACGAAGGGGTGCAAGCAGACGAATTCAAGCCTGGGGACAGCCGGTTGATTGCACTGGCGATTCTTGGAAGCGCCAATTGGCTGCACCGCTGGTACCAGGAAGGCGGAAAGATGACACCGGAAGAAATCGGGAATTATTTTGCCCAGATTTTCCTGGAGGGAATAAAAAAATAAGTTCATATTAGTCCCTCGCGCTTCATATGGTCAAGTAAGACCAAGGAGAGCGAGGGAGTTTTTTGTACAAGCTTTTTATTAACGGAGTTTCCACTTTAGTGGCGATTGTCGTTTCTTTGGTTGTGGGA
Encoded here:
- a CDS encoding UvrB/UvrC motif-containing protein, translating into MKCEECGQRPATVHFTKIIQGEKTEAHLCESCAREKGEWMNPSTAGFSLNSLLSGLLNFDSAGTPVAAVPRCGNCGMTYSQFSESGRFGCAECYTHFQSRLDPLMRKIHGSATHAGKVPQRTNSKIRTKRELDKLRAQLQSVIQAEKFEEAAVLRDKIREIEQQLES
- a CDS encoding CtsR family transcriptional regulator, with the protein product MRNISDIIEHYIKQMLKSGPSNFVEIQRNELADRFHCVPSQINYVISTRFTLEKGYVVESKRGGGGYIRIRRLDLNTDAKVIETILNLFGSRISQREAIGIIHRLLEEEILTPREARMLEAAMLLEELRPTIPEPDTLRASLLSAMFRAILKG
- a CDS encoding TetR/AcrR family transcriptional regulator; the encoded protein is MGINKYEEIAQAAIKLFERKGYHATSVQDIADEVGLQKGSLYHYISSKEELLMKITQQSINGFNRRMEKIIESQVSSKDKLILAIQHHVTYVARNMEMTTVLLREAFSLEPDHHKVIKEETDRYLKLWTTIIDEGVQADEFKPGDSRLIALAILGSANWLHRWYQEGGKMTPEEIGNYFAQIFLEGIKK
- a CDS encoding protein arginine kinase, with protein sequence MSVNDFLNTSPTWMKETGPESDIVISTRIRLARNLSKYPFPSLMTDSVAEGVIEDIRKALSSPEMQNVKKFELFRCRDLSDVERQVFVEKHLISPGLAEQVRHSAFAVSKDETVSIMINEEDHLRIQCIFPGFQVREAWKLANQIDDVLESKVDYAFHEQYGYMTSCPTNAGTGIRASVMMHLPGLVLTNQINRILSAISKVGLVVRGLYGEGSDATGNLFQVSNQITLGLSEEDILGNLQAVVNQILEHERSARNHLLKENREALEDRIWRSYGILTNARKIESKEAMQRISDVKLGIDLGAIKGVPAGILRELMVMTRPAFLQRLTGKELAPGERDWRRAAIIRDHMQTNAKQ